A region of Ornithorhynchus anatinus isolate Pmale09 chromosome 5, mOrnAna1.pri.v4, whole genome shotgun sequence DNA encodes the following proteins:
- the RER1 gene encoding protein RER1 isoform X2 produces MSEGDSVGDSVHGKPSVVFRFFTRLGQGWYIVTYALGIYHLNLFIAFLSPKVDPSLMEDSDDGPSLPTKQNEEFRPFIRRLPEFKFWHSATKGILVAMVCTFFEAFNVPVFWPILVMYFIMLFCITMKRQIKHMIKYRYIPFTHGKRKYRGKEDMGKTFAS; encoded by the exons ATGTCAGAAGGGGACAGCGTTGGCGATTCCGTTCATGGGAAGCCTTCGGTGGTGTTCAGATTCTTCACAAGACTCGGACAG ggtTGGTACATTGTGACATATGCCTTGGGAATCTATCACCTAAACCTTTTCATAGCTTTCCTCTCGCCAAAGGTAGATCCCTCCTTAATGGAAGACTCAG ATGATGGTCCTTCATTACCGACAAAACAAAATGAGGAATTCCGCCCCTTCATTAGAAGGCTGCCAGAGTTTAAATTTTG GCACTCTGCTACGAAGGGCATCCTCGTTGCTATGGTATGTACCTTCTTTGAAGCTTTCAACGTCCCAGTATTCTGGCCAATCCTTGTGATGTACTTCATCATGCTTTTCTGTATTACTATGAAGAGGCAAATCAAG CATATGATAAAGTACAGGTATATCCCGTTCACACACGGCAAGAGGAAATACCGAGGGAAGGAAGACATGGGAAAGACATTCGCTAGTTAG
- the RER1 gene encoding protein RER1 isoform X1 gives MSEGDSVGDSVHGKPSVVFRFFTRLGQIYQSWLDKSTPYTAVRWVATLGLSFIYMIRVYLLQGWYIVTYALGIYHLNLFIAFLSPKVDPSLMEDSDDGPSLPTKQNEEFRPFIRRLPEFKFWHSATKGILVAMVCTFFEAFNVPVFWPILVMYFIMLFCITMKRQIKHMIKYRYIPFTHGKRKYRGKEDMGKTFAS, from the exons ATGTCAGAAGGGGACAGCGTTGGCGATTCCGTTCATGGGAAGCCTTCGGTGGTGTTCAGATTCTTCACAAGACTCGGACAG ATATACCAGTCTTGGTTAGACAAATCTACTCCTTACACAGCAGTGCGTTGGGTTGCGACTCTGGGTCTAAGTTTCATCTATATGATTAGAGTGTATCTATTGCAG ggtTGGTACATTGTGACATATGCCTTGGGAATCTATCACCTAAACCTTTTCATAGCTTTCCTCTCGCCAAAGGTAGATCCCTCCTTAATGGAAGACTCAG ATGATGGTCCTTCATTACCGACAAAACAAAATGAGGAATTCCGCCCCTTCATTAGAAGGCTGCCAGAGTTTAAATTTTG GCACTCTGCTACGAAGGGCATCCTCGTTGCTATGGTATGTACCTTCTTTGAAGCTTTCAACGTCCCAGTATTCTGGCCAATCCTTGTGATGTACTTCATCATGCTTTTCTGTATTACTATGAAGAGGCAAATCAAG CATATGATAAAGTACAGGTATATCCCGTTCACACACGGCAAGAGGAAATACCGAGGGAAGGAAGACATGGGAAAGACATTCGCTAGTTAG